A section of the Hippea sp. KM1 genome encodes:
- the metK gene encoding methionine adenosyltransferase, whose amino-acid sequence MNNNETFLFTSESVTEGHPDKVADQISDAILDAIIKEDKNCRVACETLLTTGIVFVAGEISTNTYVEIPEVVRETVKQIGYTNADYGLDYKSCAVVTSIDRQSPDIAMGVDKGEKLGAGDQGMMFGYATDETDEYLPLTIVLAHKLSKRLADVRKQGLLPYLRPDGKTQVTIRYNGFNPDKVTAVVVSAQHDPNIELEQLRKDLVQYVIRYVIPQELWDPDIKLYINPTGRFVLGGPHADTGLTGRKIIVDTYGGVAAHGGGAFSGKDPTKVDRSGAYMARYIAKNIVAAGIAKRCEVQLAYAIGVEEPVSIMLHTYGTGKLPKEDIKKLIVDTFDMTPKGIIESLDLLRPIYKKTAAYGHFGRDDEDFTWERTDKAEELRRKAGL is encoded by the coding sequence ATGAACAATAACGAAACCTTCCTTTTTACATCCGAATCCGTTACAGAGGGGCATCCAGATAAGGTAGCCGATCAGATTTCGGATGCCATCTTGGATGCCATAATAAAGGAGGATAAGAACTGCCGCGTTGCATGCGAAACCCTGCTTACAACCGGCATTGTCTTTGTGGCAGGGGAAATATCCACAAACACATATGTTGAGATTCCAGAAGTTGTAAGGGAAACCGTAAAGCAGATAGGCTATACCAATGCCGATTACGGTTTGGATTATAAATCGTGCGCCGTCGTTACATCGATAGACAGACAGTCCCCCGATATAGCTATGGGTGTGGATAAAGGGGAGAAGCTCGGTGCTGGCGATCAGGGTATGATGTTTGGCTATGCAACCGATGAGACGGATGAGTATCTGCCTTTAACGATAGTATTGGCGCACAAGCTCTCAAAGAGGCTTGCGGATGTAAGAAAACAGGGTCTTTTACCGTATTTAAGGCCAGACGGCAAAACGCAGGTCACCATAAGGTATAACGGCTTCAATCCAGACAAGGTAACGGCTGTTGTTGTATCGGCTCAACACGATCCCAACATAGAGCTTGAGCAGTTGAGGAAGGATCTGGTTCAATATGTCATTCGCTATGTCATACCGCAGGAGTTGTGGGATCCAGACATAAAGCTCTATATAAACCCCACAGGCAGGTTCGTTCTTGGGGGGCCTCATGCCGATACAGGCCTAACCGGAAGGAAGATAATCGTGGATACATACGGTGGTGTTGCCGCACACGGCGGTGGTGCATTCTCCGGTAAAGACCCGACGAAGGTCGATAGATCCGGTGCTTATATGGCAAGGTATATCGCCAAGAACATTGTTGCTGCGGGTATTGCTAAAAGGTGCGAGGTTCAGCTGGCCTATGCTATAGGCGTTGAGGAGCCGGTCAGCATAATGCTCCATACATACGGCACAGGCAAGTTGCCGAAAGAGGATATAAAGAAACTCATCGTTGATACATTCGACATGACACCCAAAGGCATCATAGAAAGCCTGGATCTTTTAAGGCCTATATACAAAAAGACGGCCGCATATGGCCATTTTGGCAGGGATGATGAGGACTTCACCTGGGAGAGAACCGATAAGGCAGAAGAATTAAGAAGAAAGGCGGGGCTGTAA